The Procambarus clarkii isolate CNS0578487 chromosome 61, FALCON_Pclarkii_2.0, whole genome shotgun sequence sequence CATTAAgctaataaagctaataattaagcTCATTAAgctaataaagctaataattaagcTCATTAAGCTAATAATTAAGCTCAGTAAGCTAATAATTAAGCTCATTAAGCTTAAACTCATTAGCCTAAAAACAGTTAGCTCTCTCTATAaattcaacattatgtttgtaactcgtcttctatgtatgtacttttacctgattaaatttttttaatttgattttGATAAGTTTAGAGCAAGTATATTATTAGCACAATCAACTAGCTACagtctgaagtcactgataacaagaCAAGGAGAGAACATGGAGTGCCAGACTGATTTATTAGCTTACATAAAGAATACAGTACATTAATTACATAAAAGTGTCATAATAATATTAGTAGAAAAGGTAGATATTGTAATAATTATTAGTTATAACAAGAGGAGTGAAGGTCCGACGCCATCGGCACAACAGTCATCACCGTGGCCAGCTGCCATTAAATAATATGTAAGTGTTTATTTGCCTGCAGggtcgagctcttagctcttggaccccgcctctctaaccACCCATTGGCTGATTCACTGGAGGGGCCACTGTCACCTTAGttacctcgacggggacaggaagccggtggcttgttatTGGTCCTCAACCATTGTACctgaggatttttttttatatttgcgtTGGGTGTAAGGAAATGTTGCCCAAATGCTTCTGTCCTGTTTTCTGGGTCTCTGGGTCTGTTTTGGTCAGAGGACGTAATTAATCATAAAATTCAAGGCACATTAAGTCGCCTATTTCATTCTAGGGTCAATTTTCTTTAGTAAATAGTAAACAGCTATCCCCCTAACAAATTAAAaggatttacctgaatttacctgagggctaccAATACTGGTGGCCATGACGAggataggaagccggcggcttgtcaaattccctcccttttcccctgatgatcttttccagctgtattttaaaacccagcagttttttattgtttttggctttggcgggtaggcggttccacgggtttacaactcTACGGGCGAAAGagtatctcctgttttctgtccaacattgtggcttgttgcacttgaacccgttgctcctcgttcaTGTTACTTCTGACCAAAGGAAGAAATTGTTCGGATCGACATCCTGCATATTTAAGTGTGGGCCCGGCTTTCCGGCTCCTATTAACTACTGGGGAACgctgccacctggtggtggtggtagcagtgggtAGTCTGTAGTTGTAGTTCCCAGAGTGCTAATTAATGTTCCTTGTCAACTGACATCAATAATTATAGACTCATCAATAATTATAGACTCAATAATTATAGACTCAATACACACTCAATACTCAATACACACTCAATACTCAATACTCATTACAATACTCAATACTGTACAATAATTATAGAGTCAATAATTGACATCAATAATTATAGACTCATATCTACTTTACCTATTTATGTACTGTATTATCAAAAATGTGTGAGAGCATGTACACAAGCACCTATAGGCCTGTTCGTAGCTTGTAAAATTCAGTATTTAAAATTCAAACCAATTTGGCTTTAAATCTCAGAAGAGCACCAATGATTACATTATTCATTTGCATGATTTATTCAATTGTATAAAGTGCTCGACAAAAATTAATTCCCAGTCCTCCTCCTCATTGACCTAGGAAAAACTTTGAATTAAAATTTAACATTATAGAATTCAAAGCCTTTCTTTTAATCACATCTCAAGAACAAATGCCAACATGTCATCATTGATGGTATAGCATTGATGGTCATTGATGGTATGAAAAGTCATTGATGGTATAACTTCTATCAATAATCCATTAATcataagtgtgtatgtgtgttggttGTCAGCAGAGACATTGCTGACaatgtatatatacattgtatatatatggaaatgtatatatacaataatcTGAAGTTCTCAAAGTATCATCCTTTTCAGAAGTGATTGAAGATATACCAACCCTCTTCCATCATGGGAATGACGAAAAGACACTTCAAACGTCTAGTTATTCTCCCTTGCATCATCATCATTCTCCAAGGGCTCATTTTTATAAAGAAAGTGCTTACAATTGTTAGCAACTTTATCGTCCAAAGAAATGTACCCGCCGTGGTGAGGACTCCCGAAGAACGGTTCTGCGGGTTAGAAGCTGTTGGATACGCGTTCAAATCCCATTATGTTGCCCTGCCCATTGGTGGAGGTAAAACTCTTCCCAGGGTTCACTATGTAGATGAAGGTTTgtgtcaatttctttctttattatgcaccccatacccatcccgtgggcggtggtgtaaaggattacagagtcacataatcggttcaggaactgaaccctctaattcgtttagctaagcaaataaaaaaattttgacgctagttacaaaattattaatgttatatatacatgtacacattctcatacatacatgtacatatatatatatatgtatacatatatacatacacatacatatttaatcacccacacaaatgcacACATCAATAGTTTCTTACCGTATTTTCAAGTAGGCCTACTTGCCtgatatttgcattttttttttaaactttgtATTTGCATTCATTCATTGTACAAAAATGTATGCTTATCTGTCTTAATATCTTTCATATAAATGCTAGAGCAAATACAATAATGTTCACGtgttaataaattatatatattataagttatttTGTCCTCTATTTATAGCTTTTTTGTTTTATGAATGATGAAGCTATTAAAACATGTAATTTGTTAAGCATGGTAAATGATACAGTAATTTCTTTGAAAGAGAATTAATGCATAGatgtaatacagtactgtacagtatattcaaTCATTGTCTACCTTCCTGTTTTTTTTAAATAAGTTCTTTTTAGTGAATATATGCTATAGATATCTTATACAGGGATTTTGTACTAtactactgtatatatttttatctTCAATCTGTTATCAATGTACTTTTTATTTTCACAAGCATAGTGAAACTTCTTGTATGTCACCAAATAGAGAGCCCAAGTGAGCAGTTGCTTCCACAATGCTAGAGTATTGTGTatgagaggatcctggtagtacaATTGGGTTCATTTTCAAGGCACAATCGAGAATCCCGGGTTTGAAtcctgggtgggacagaaatggttgggcacatttcctttcacctaatgcctctgttcacctaacagtgagTAGGTACATGTACTCAGGAATTGGTCAGTTTGTTGTAGAGGTTACATCCTGGGCGGGGCCAGTAATTCAACCCTAGGGGTGCGGGGGGtggacctcgataaaagccaaaacatgtatgaatacactctggcttcctgtccccctaacacaatgaattatttattataatttcaAGTATACTCTGTAGAAggctattttattttttaatctaGGCCATCGTTGGCTTCCTTATGCTTATTCTGTTCACTGTGTGTGGCTTGCAGAACTTGGCTCTTATGCCAGGCTGTGCAGGATTTTATGCCTCGGGAGACAAACATTTTTTTAAATTGCCTTATCATCCATACAGTAGGGGTGGGATGGAGGGGTAGCTCGATACGGAACACGTCCAtacacactgcctatgtgagactaTTACTTgattatgcagctccagcatggaacccccaccttgtgaagcataaatatgaacttgagaaagttcagaggtttgcaccTAGATCAGTACCAGAATTGATAGGCTTCAGGTATGAGGACACGTTGAAAGAACTCGGACTCACAACCTTagaggagagaagaaacagaggggCTATTATAACTACATACAAGATCTTGAGGGAATAAAATGGATAAAGGAtatctatataaattaaatacaggtaggacaagggagggggtcatTAGTGGCAGCTGGTTATGCAGTTGAGTcaaagagatgtaaggaagttctcATTCACTGTACAGGGGGGTAGGAGATTGGAATGCATTGAAGGAAGAGGTTGTTAAAGCcaattccatccacaactttaaaaagTAAATGTAAGCATTTGCTCAATCCTTCTCAAGGCAAAGTTTTCACAAAGGGTCATTCAAAACTATCTAAAGATCCAAAGCTGATCCATCAACTGTCAGCAACACTGCAAACAGCTGGGTGCCTCTGACCCTTTGTCTGGTGAGCTCTCCATAGCCAAAGGATAAGTTCACATTGGTGTTCCTTGAGATTTTGTCTGGGGCCCCTCTGCTTACTTTTCCACTCTGCCTCATTCATTGTCAATCTGCTGCTGATTTGTATCAGGTCGACTTTCCCAGATGCTAATCGCAAAGATTGGACATTAAAATGTACCCTTTGCTTGTTTGCAGGGCCTCGTGATGGTGAGATCATCTTGTGTTTACATGGTGAGCCTAGCTGGTCCTTCCTGTATCGCCACATGATACAGATACTTGTGAAGAGTGGATTCCGTGTTATTGCCCCAGATTTTATTGGATTTGGGAAATCTGACAAATTTACATTTCCCGAAGCCTATAGTCATGAACTTCACACCCAAACCTTGCGGTTACTCTTAGATTACCTGGGAGTAAATGATGTAACACTAGTGTGTCAGGACTGGGGAGGCTTAACTGGTCTGTCTGTGGTGAAGGATTCTCCACATTTATTTTCTAGATTGGTTATCATGAATACAGGTCTGCCAGCAGGTAGTGAACTTGCCATTTCTACCATCGCTCAGATAACACCCTTCATGGCTTGGCGTAGCTTTGCTGAGCTTCTTGGAACATCAATACCTGTATACCATATCTTCAAGAAGGCATTGATGAACCCTTATCCTGCAATCCTAGATGGCTACAATGCACCATTCCCATCTTCACTGTACAAAGCTGGAGCTGCAAGGTGGCCACTCTTAGTTCCTCTGAACTCTCACACGCCAGTTGCTGCTGACATGCAAGCCACTCGTAACTTCCTTGCCACCGAGTGGAAAAATCCAGCTCTATTAATGTTCTCCACTCGTGATCCTATTACCAAGGGTCAAGAGAAAACCTTTCAACGGCTTATACCACATGCCATCACCAAGACAATAGAAGGAGCTGGACATTTTCTTCAAGAAGACCAGGGAGAAGAAATTTCATCCCACATCATTGGTTTCATCAATAAGAAATTTTAAGCATATGTTGGGAACAATATTTCTCGAAGATATAGAACAATTTTGTTATGCATATCAGTACAGTACTGAGGAATGGGCCTGCTattgtgtgaaaaaaaaatgagatcagTGAAACAATGCTGTTTAAATCAGGACATGCAGACAATTTTCTTCTTGTAAACAGTAGACAAGCTATGTTTAGGAACATGATCAGGCTTACATATATTATGAGGGCTATTTTGTAATTTTGTGCTCGAATACTACAATGAATGTTAAAGGTGGTTAAAGGTTAACCACCTTTAGGTGGTTTGGTTAaggtttatatataatatatatatatatatatatatatatatatatatatatatatatatatatatatattatatataaacataAAGGCATGTTCTAATTGCAGGCCATGAGAGTGATGAGCCTCACACAACTATAATGTTTTTGTTATTACTATTATTTTCTGCCACAgacatggccacacatttacaatgctaaccagaatatatacatttgctTCTGTCCACCATTGACAGGGTTAGTTCTATTAaacatcactgaactatatgtttaacaaatttctaaccctgtccatggaggacacaagaaaatgaattgctgtttagcattgtaaatgtgtagccACATCTGTGGCagttttttctttattatttactaCCATTTGGTAGGTAGGTGTTAAGGCAGTTTAAATGCAACAGATGTACAGTACGGTGTATTAACAGTGCTAACATTTCAGCTCGTACTGCTGAAGCTTAAAGGTTAAGGGCATTAAAGTGTTTTATCAAAATAGAAATTTATGGGTCATGTGGATCTAAAGTCTTGCATTTGTATaaagtaattaataataattacagtATTACTGAATAATTTATTCTAATAGTATATACCCTAATGTGAGCTCAAAATAAAGGGGATGAAAGCAAAATGTGTAAATTAGGCAATAAACTAAATTGGCAACCATCCATTATTTGAGAGTAGTGATTTATAAGGATTTTGCTCCCCAAAAAATTTAATAAACTATGATTATAGATCAATTGTGTGTACATTTGCATACAAAAATAATAAGGTAAATAAGGAATCTTAAAATGTTTAGAAACTTTTGTATATTAAGCAATACCATGCTTAAACTATAAGGCACATATCAATTGGTTCTTGTATTTATACTGTAAAACATTAGTTTCTGAACATTTTGATACAATCATATGTACAGCATAACACAATGACTCTGCAAATCAAAATAGTATAAACATTTCATCCattacacacagatatcacaatgGCAGGatatatcaagtgaacaaatccacaagggccgtgatgagggctctaacctacgccagggatgatcccagacgcgccttagtcaactgtgtcACTAAATGGTTAACCATGTCGTTACCCAcaaccatcttcttgaggttatctcgagatgatttcggggctttagtgtctctgcggcccggtccttgaccaggcctccacccccaggaagcagcccatgacagctgactaacacccaggtacctattttactgctaggtaacaggggcatagggtgaaagaaactctgcccattgtttctcgccggcgcccgggatcgaacccgggaccacaggatcacaagtccagcgtgctgtccgctcggccgaccggctccccggtcttAGTACAGTCGACTAAGGCACGCCTGGGATAATCCCAGACGTAAGTTTGAGCCATCACCACAgcccttgcggatttgttcatttcatcCATTGCTCAGTGAGGTCCTGAACAGTGTGTACCACTTACATCGTGGGGCGGATGAATTACAAAAGTATGAAGGATACATGGGTATGTAATGTAAATTAAACAAAATGGtggaaaataattatatatttcccatgcaaaatttaaaatttatataaatttattttaaaCATTTAAATTCAATTTTCTTCACGTGAGTTTCTTAATTATCCCATTGAGTGAAGCTGTCAGTAACATTCATGATTGTTTATTGGAGGATTTTCTCTAACATCTACAGTATTGCTGATTTAAGTCATAATTGACAAACAAATCAGCTATCACTTATCTGATTATTGCCACTTTTTGTCATTTTATTTGGTAATGGCTTATCACCGTTTTGACATCTTCTTTTCTTTCCTTGATTACGTGACCGCTTCTCCTCTTGATCACCATTGAATAGGCTGGTTTTTGCTTTAGCCTTCGGTCCCCAGTTTTTTTCGGGTTTAACCTGAAAGCGTAACAAATCTTGCTTCTTTGATTCAGGCTTGGCTTCTGGGTGGAGATCAAAACTTATCTTTGTTAGAATTTCTTTTTCCAATATTCTTTTCCCTGCTCTGTCATCAGGCATCTTTGCTCTATTGGCAGGACGCAGCTTTTCCCAAGCTCGGACAATATCCCACACAACCTGCGGTGGGGCATCCGTTTTGATGCTGGCTTGGTCCGTGTGAGACATGGACACACGGTACCCAGCATTGAGTAAAGCAGATCGGAACTGTACCATCTTGCAGGGGTTGATACCTGCAATATTAGATAATTTGTCCAAAACGTAGTACAGTGGTATATCTTGTAGCTCTTCTTCCATCATTGTCAGTATCCCATACATACGTCGGAAAGTGGAAAAGTCCTCCTCGACCAAGGATTCTTTCAAAGATTTCAAAAAATCTTTATCGTGAATAGGTGCAGACCATATCGGCCCTGCAACTAAATGTCTGTGAGAACAGTGAGAACAAGCCTCTGCTACAGGGGGACCAGAGGACAGCTGGTATTTCACACTTTTACCATTGATGACAATGCGACCCAATGGCTGCAGAGTTCGAGTCTCACATCCCACACACTGATATAACCATGACACCtggaataaaaataaaaaattaaaatcaataaatgttaGCTACAATGTTGATAATCAAACTTACTGGTGTGATAAAACAAGTGTCTTCCCACTGTAAATTTGGAAAACAAAGTTAAGTGAGAATAAAAAGCTCTTTTCTAAAGAAGTTGTTTTTTTGGTAATTTCCTGCACTAACAAGGACATGTCAAGGTACCAGCCAGGCCAGTTCGACTTTGTTTCTGAAGAAGTGGGGGATCTTTTCAAAATGCTCCTGCTGAGCTGTTAATGAGGTAAGGGAGATACTCTAGATTTCTAACTCACCATCATGGTTACTTATaactaatgtaaaaaaaaaaaaagtgtcatcAGAGTCAGATCCTCAATTGACAGTGACACTCAAAATTGAGAACACAAAGTCCAGAACCACTTCAAGAGACCACATGCATTCCAACAAAGCATGTAGAGGACAAGTCTAAAAATTCTCCACCAAACTCAATACAAGTACAGAAGAGATTGAGGGCAGCATGAAAGATATAGCTCTGCCAGAACCATCCAATACAAATCAATGGTGTAAGGCATTGTCCAGTGCTCAAAGAACAGCAATGTCAGAAATTACATTAAAAGAAcaaaagaacaaggtaactgcagaaggcctattggcccatacgaggtagctcctatttataactgcCCAAGCCCACTTATATACAtgcccaacccacgcttgaaacaatcgagggaccccacctccaccacgttacgcggtaattagttccacaaatcaacaaaactCGACTCAACTCATCCGTTGATGGCCTCAAGACTAACAACACTACATACCAGACGTGACAGGGTTAATCTCAtcgaaacttaaaatactgaacaatttcgaGTTCCAAATCCATGCAGCTTAatgaaatcatcaggacaaatcacAGAGGCAAAACCTCTTAGAGTGACCATTAGGCCACCTCACACTAAAGATGAGACAATTCATGAAGATGCTGAAGAAGAAtttccaccaactgccacactcatACAGTAATTGGTGATAGATTTGTCCTGGAATATTATACATTAAGATTGGTGGAAAGTCTGGAAGAGTTTGTGTCAATCCAGAGGGTGATCTGCCTGGGAAGCAGACTTGGCCCCAAGATAGGGCTGAGAATTGGGGCTAAGTCAGTCACACAGGAATAAACAAAATCACCCAAGACACAAAATGTTTGTATCTGTTCTGTTTAAGGAGAACTGTGACATCATTTAGATGGGAGGAATTAACTAAATCATATTCTGGTTGCAGTCAAGATGAAACACATCCATCACAAAAGTATCTTGATGGAAAACCAAAATGAAATTTAACCAGAAAGCCTATGGTTCCAAACAGATATGAACAGATTTGCTTGAGTCATGCTGAATATATCTAAAAAAAGGATGCCTCATCCACCTCTCATTCCATCATGATGGGATGAAAGCGTGATGTACTAACTGCAAGCACATTCAACACCCTGTACACGGGAACCACTGAGGACTGGACCTCAGTGGTTCCCAGACTTCCCTTGGCAAGTCTGGGAAACCAGGATAGTCTAATGCCACAATGCGTGAGATCACAAAGAGCACCCCTGGACCAGATCCAAGCAACTGAGAAAGTACAGAAATGAGAAGTAATAATGAACAGCAATAACTGGATGCAGTTTGTTGAAAGGGAATGAATGGCATACATACTAAGCTTTGTGGCAATTCTCATGGGGTCatattagataggagctgcctcgtatgggccaataggccttttgaagttacctttgttcttatgttctctgtaATCCTTTTGTGCTACCCCTCACAAGATAAGTTTagtgtgcacaataaactagctgctGCTGGTAACAacactaaaataaaataaattacatGAAGTGCTTTACATGTAGTCTTTGAGACAGATGAAATGCCGCTAGTCAGAAGAGCCTAGACATATGTTACCAATTCAAGATCTCAGTTACATTTACCATGCTGGTTTGATGACTATGTAGGCATCATCTTATGTAGCAATTCTTTAAGGGTGATGTAcaaaatccatcatcaatcaaaaCAAAACCACGGAACTTTGAATTACACAACTCTAAAtacagtatcttgaggttatcttgagatgatttctgggcttttaatgtccccgcggcccggtcctcgacc is a genomic window containing:
- the LOC123774390 gene encoding haloalkane dehalogenase gives rise to the protein MGMTKRHFKRLVILPCIIIILQGLIFIKKVLTIVSNFIVQRNVPAVVRTPEERFCGLEAVGYAFKSHYVALPIGGGKTLPRVHYVDEGPRDGEIILCLHGEPSWSFLYRHMIQILVKSGFRVIAPDFIGFGKSDKFTFPEAYSHELHTQTLRLLLDYLGVNDVTLVCQDWGGLTGLSVVKDSPHLFSRLVIMNTGLPAGSELAISTIAQITPFMAWRSFAELLGTSIPVYHIFKKALMNPYPAILDGYNAPFPSSLYKAGAARWPLLVPLNSHTPVAADMQATRNFLATEWKNPALLMFSTRDPITKGQEKTFQRLIPHAITKTIEGAGHFLQEDQGEEISSHIIGFINKKF